From a region of the Daphnia pulicaria isolate SC F1-1A chromosome 1, SC_F0-13Bv2, whole genome shotgun sequence genome:
- the LOC124342750 gene encoding trehalase-like: protein MVRLVRLFCLFISSATFGLAQVQSLPPPCPSPIYCHGPLLHTVQMAKLYHDSKTFVDKKLRFDPELVAANFTQLMNLTDNNPSQNDLVIFISQHFESEGSEFQPWDPSDWLDSPSFLQNINNTQLRNWGKELHGAWKFLGRQIKDDVKERPELYSMIYVPHPFIIPGGRFREIYYWDSYWIVQGLLISQMNHTVRGMLDNFLHMVDVYGMVPNGGRIYYQLRSQPPMLIPMVDRYINATGDVEFLNGRLHLLEKEFQFWMANRTVSVKGHTLARFNVESDGPRPESYIEDFHSSAHMSEIDRQDFYINMKSGAESGWDFSSRWFIVDEGHNEGNLSHISTRNVVPVDLNAFVCMNARMLSEMFRKVGDDRKAQMYHDKYIEWKRAIQAVLWNEEQGIWLDYDLTNNLQRPYFYASNIAPLWAGCLDPTPSGGVDSAVVHRVMDYLEHSQSTKFAGGIPTSMQHTGQQWDFPNGWPPLQHMLVVGLENTGDPRAKALAFNLAQKWLINNYDAYQQSMPNAMFEKYDVTVVGLPGGGGEYDVQLGFGWTNGVILDFLHIYGDRLVTEIPKNT, encoded by the exons ATGGTGCGACTCGTACGTCTTTTCTGCTTGTTCATCTCTTCTGCCACTTTTGGACTTGCCCAAGTTCAATCTCTTCCTCCGCCATGTCCAAG TCCCATTTACTGTCACGGTCCACTCTTGCACACGGTTCAGATGGCCAAATTGTATCACGACTCCAAGACTTTTGTCGACAAGAAATTACGTTTCGACCCAGAATTAGTTGCAGCCAATTTCACTCAACTGATGAACCTTACAGACAATAATCCATCCCAAAACGATCTCGTCATCTTCATCAGTCAACATTTCGAGAGTGAAGGATCAGAATTTCAACCGTGGGATCCTTCCGATTGGCTCGACAGCCCGTCATTCCTTCAAAATATCAACAACACACAATTGAGAAATTGGGGGAAAGAATTACATGGAGCCTGGAAATTCCTAGGCCGACAAATTAAAG ATGACGTCAAAGAACGCCCCGAGCTGTACTCGATGATTTATGTGCCTCATCCTTTCATCATTCCTGGAGGAAGGTTTCGTGAAATTTATTACTGGGATTCTTACTGGATCGTCCAAGGTCTTCTCATCTCTCAAATGAACCACACG GTGAGGGGAATGTTGGATAATTTCCTGCATATGGTGGATGTTTACGGCATGGTCCCAAATGGCGGTCGCATCTACTATCAGCTGAGGTCGCAGCCCCCAATGTTGATTCCCATGGTGGATCGTTACATCAACGCCACTGGGGATGTCGAATTTCTTAATGGGCGGTTACATCTCTTGGAAAAGGAATTTCAATTCTGGATGGCCAACAGGACAGTCTCCGTCAAGGGACACACTTTGGCGCGATTTAATGTCGAATCGGATGGACCACGACCCGAATCTTACAT TGAGGACTTTCATTCGTCTGCCCATATGAGTGAAATCGATCGTCAAGACTTTTACATCAACATGAAATCGGGAGCTGAATCCGGTTGGGATTTCAGTTCCAGGTGGTTCATTGTAGACGAAGGTCACAACGAAGGAAATTTGAGCCACATTAGTACCCGCAACGTCGTGCCGGTCGATTTAAATGCCTTTGTTTGCATGAACGCTCGAATGCTTTCGGAAATGTTCCGTAAAGTCGGAGATGACCGAAAGGCTCAAATGTATCACGACAAGTACATCGAGTGGAAAAGAGCCATTCAAGCG GTGCTGTGGAATGAAGAACAAGGCATCTGGCTAGACTACGATTTAACTAATAATTTGCAACGACCATATTTCTACGCATCGAATATCGCTCCGCTATGGGCCGGTTGCTTGGATCCCACTCCATCCGGTGGTGTGGACTCTGCTGTTGTCCACAGAGTGATGGATTATCTGGAGCACAGTCAATCTACAAA atttgcCGGAGGAATTCCGACTTCCATGCAACACACTGGCCAACA ATGGGATTTCCCTAATGGGTGGCCGCCCCTGCAACACATGTTGGTTGTCGGTCTTGAAAATACCGGTGACCCCAGAGCCAAAGCCTTGGCCTTTAATCTCGCCCAAAAGTGGCTGATTAACAATTACGATGCATATCAACAAAGTATGCCCAACGCCATGTTTGAAAAA TATGACGTGACTGTTGTTGGACTACCAGGAG GTGGTGGTGAATACGACGTTCAGCTTGGCTTTGGTTGGACGAACGGTGTCATTTTAGATTTCCTGCACATTTATGGTGATCGATTGGTGACTGAAATACCGAAAAATACTTAA
- the LOC124342765 gene encoding G-patch domain and KOW motifs-containing protein-like, giving the protein MSETKPGVSFAFSSKKKHDNVKLTQSKLLDTTQETREETDFVKTVEHNKINGSIKKAPKKELVIPLITKNRWRTPGNDTKTENTEASDLDKQAEKEILQETLKAVDGWENRGNGVPSNIDIPLFMQNRVPSGFETDEKVDVSLRADQSTLDDYEAIPVEAYGMAMLRGMGWKASEGIGLSRKGVAAPMEVKLRPKGLGLGADRTVLENAAKALTKPKEGEEELKVIIGANVQLLSGKHQGLYGQVLSMDANTGRALVRMAVGSNELEMSELFLKPVSAKEYRDSARILNKEKYDEYKTKQDKERNEKERNDRESRKKRKHSRSPSHRSRRSGSRERRDEKKESRSKNRSSKGSDEKREPWLHPLLRVRCVDSSFKDGQFYKQKMVVVDVISKNHCICKAENGKLLENVNISKLETVIPRSDPAYVMVVKGKRKGQVCQVIERDKERYTATVQILPDRDEVFQLDYDDICEYTGDVRNL; this is encoded by the exons ATGTCGGAAACCAAGCCTGGTGTGTCTTTTGCCTTtagttcaaaaaagaaacatgatAACGTGAAATTAACTCAGTCGAAACTATTGGATACGACTCAGGAAACTCGCGAAGAGACTGATTTCGTCAAAACTGTCGAGCACAACAAAATCAATGG atccaTCAAAAAAGCACCCAAAAAGGAATTGGTTATTCCTCTTATAACAAAGAATCGGTGGAGGACCCCTGGCAACGATACCAAAACCGAGAACACAGAAGCATCAGACTTGGACAAGCAAGCCGAAAAGGAAATCCTGCAAGAAACACTGAAGGCTGTTGATGGCTGGGAGAACAGAGGCAATGGCGTACCCTCCAACATTGATATCCCCCTATTTATGCAAAATCGTGTTCCATCTGGCTTTGAAACAGATGAAAAAGTAGATGTTTCCCTCCGTGCAGATCAG TCCACACTTGATGATTATGAAGCGATCCCAGTGGAAGCCTATGGAATGGCCATGTTGAGAGGAATGGGTTGGAAAGCCTCAGAGGGTATCGGTCTCTCTAGAAAAGG agTGGCTGCTCCCATGGAGGTGAAACTTAGGCCTAAAGGACTTGGTCTTGGGGCTGACCGTACTGTTTTAGAAAATGCAGCTAAAGCTTTAACAAAGCCAAAGGAAGGCGAAGAAGAGCTCAAAGTGATTATCGGTGCAAATGTACAGTTGCTCAGCGGGAAACATCAAGGTTTATATGGACAA GTTCTTAGCATGGACGCAAACACtggtcgtgctctggtgcggaTGGCTGTCGGAAGCAACGAATTGGAAATGAGCGAGCTCTTTCTGAAACCAGTTTCTGCTAAAGAATATCGGGATTCCGCCAGGATTCTGA ACAAGGAAAAATACGACGAGTACAAAACGAAACAGGACAAGGAGCGAAAcgagaaggaaagaaatgatCGCGAGAGCAGAAAGAAACGGAAGCATAGTCGTAGTCCTAGCCATC gtagTCGTCGGAGTGGCAGTCGGGAGCGCCGTGATGAGAAGAAAGAATCTCGTTCTAAAAATCGGTCGTCGAAAGGTTCTGACGAGAAACGAGAACCTTGGCTTCACCCACTCTTGCGAGTCCGCTGCGTCGATTCTTCATTCAAGGACGGCCAATTCTACAAAcagaaa ATGGTTGTGGTGGACGTGATTTCCAAGAATCATTGCATTTGCAAAGCCGAAAACGGGAAACTTTTGGAAAACGTCAACATTTCTAAATTGGAAACTGTCATTCCGCGTAGCGATCCCGCTTACGTCATGGTCGTCAAGGGCAAACGAAAAGGACAG gtCTGCCAAGTGATTGAAAGGGACAAGGAACGATACACGGCCACCGTCCAGATTCTACCGGATCGCGACGAAGTTTTCCAACTGGACTACGACGACATTTGCGAATACACGGGAGATGTGCGCAACTtgtaa
- the LOC124320779 gene encoding centromere-associated protein E-like gives MIGTLEVTIFAFLFLRIMDFFRRMTESQTRRSAANLNKIKPDAACTNQHALPRPVINDGFSTASGEDLNNQSFLRLKEDETNLIELENQRLANELSLVQSQLTDSHSKVKQFRIESATTKTKLEKQKRFITDITVKNIRLTNEDSRLRRTLESTNYFLESSRAESERLRTSLAEQQLDTRELAVATRELESKNTTISELETKNLRLAENDSQLRRNIEDRDRIITSSAIEKNLILLDKDRLENELSLVQSQLADSSSKLRQYQNVDDELATTKRELEKQKSLITDMTEKNLRLANDDSRLRRKIEDRDRTITQIVLEKESLANELSQVQSQLTDSSSKLQMFQNVHDELETTKCELEETKSLISANTEENLQLTNENSVLRRKVEAKDRVIAYTRANLEKLQNSLEEKKLHKVHEELASSQRVLVSKNRTITKLQEQNRESRVGLEQLRTCLNEKQLDTQQLAVAKRELESKSRTITELETTNLSLAENDGRLRRKLEDADCLVLSSKVTVEELELSLNKQTERVNQLVDQMRTLDQEKDEAVRKLTELQQKQIQPKMTTDVGCGCNEVFHQIEEPIPAVTEITEIVTAFLASGLKPQADSSITEPQPVNLSEILPSVFHHHQIEEPIRPSSEITDVVTAFLTSGCTKSKATSPVTVPQQAHRPLTTDVLKTTKQPSAVLPEFYIKSTVEKEVDVDQIVVFGISKSDCGKVIGRNGCNAERIEEEYGVGLSFVNGELFITGGDAERRLAACSDVCEKLTVTLECPYLNLRNNKYSNKYLLRKLSSDYYVCINPPSLENRYVTIWGTLANCRKVFEILKSGSR, from the coding sequence ATGATCGGAACTTTGGAAGTGACTATATttgctttcctttttctaaggaTCATGGATTTCTTCAGACGAATGACCGAATCACAAACTCGGCGTTCGGCTGCTAACCTGAATAAGATTAAACCTGACGCTGCATGCACTAACCAGCATGCACTTCCCCGACCTGTAATAAACGATGGATTTTCGACTGCCAGCGGAGAAGACTTGAACAACCAAAGTTTTCTTCGTCTGAAGGAAGACGAAACGAACCTGATTGAATTGGAAAACCAACGTTTGGCGAATGAGTTGAGTCTAGTTCAATCCCAACTGACAGACTCCCATTCCAAAGTGAAACAATTCCGCATCGAGTCAGCTACTACCAAAACTAAACTCGAAAAACAGAAACGTTTTATTACTGACATTACAGTGAAAAATATTCGATTGACAAATGAGGATTCGCGACTAAGGCGAACACTGGAAAgtacaaattattttcttgaatCCAGTAGAGCGGAATCGGAACGTCTCCGGACTTCCCTTGCTGAACAACAATTGGACACTCGCGAGTTGGCCGTGGCTACACGTGAGCTCGAGTCGAAGAATACAACCATTTCTGAACTAGAAACGAAAAATCTCCGTTTGGCCGAAAACGATTCGCAACTAAGGCGAAATATTGAAGACCGGGATAGAATTATCACATCTAGTGCGATTGAGAAAAACCTGATTTTATTGGATAAGGATCGCTTGGAGAATGAGTTGAGTCTAGTTCAATCACAACTGGCAGACTCCTCATCAAAGCTGCGACAGTACCAAAACGTAGACGACGAGTTGGCAACTACCAAAAGAGAActcgaaaaacagaaaagtctTATTACTGACATGACAGAGAAAAATCTCCGCTTGGCAAATGATGATTCGCGTCTAAGGCGAAAAATTGAAGACAGGGATAGAACGATCACACAGATTGtgctggaaaaagaaagtttGGCGAATGAGTTGAGTCAAGTTCAATCACAACTGACAGACTCCTCATCAAAGCTGCAAATGTTTCAGAACGTACACGACGAGTTGGAAACTACCAAATGCGAACtcgaagaaacgaaaagtcTAATTTCTGCCAATACAGAAGAAAATCTCCAGTTGACAAATGAGAATTCGGTGCTAAGGCGAAAAGTTGAAGCCAAGGATAGAGTTATTGCATACACACGAGCGAATTTGGAGAAACTACAGAATAGtcttgaagagaaaaaattgcaCAAGGTGCACGAAGAACTGGCTTCGAGTCAACGTGTTCTGGTATCCAAAAACCGAACCATAACAAAACTTCAAGAGCAAAATCGAGAAAGTCGAGTGGGATTGGAGCAACTCCGGACTTgcctaaatgaaaaacaattggACACGCAGCAGTTGGCCGTGGCTAAACGAGAGCTGGAGTCAAAGAGTAGAACCATTACTGAACTCGAAACGACAAATCTCAGTTTGGCCGAAAATGATGGGCGGTTAAGGCGAAAACTGGAAGACGCCGATTGTCTTGTTCTATCCAGTAAGGTGACAGTGGAAGAACTCGAGCTATCACTTAACAAACAGACCGAAAGGGTCAATCAGCTGGTGGATCAAATGAGAACCCTAGACCAGGAAAAAGACGAAGCGGTTCGAAAGTTGACCGAATTGCAACAGAAACAAATCCAACCGAAAATGACAACGGACGTCGGGTGTGGCTGTAATGAAGTATTCCACCAAATTGAAGAGCCTATCCCTGCAGTAACTGAAATAACCGAAATTGTAACTGCATTTTTAGCATCCGGATTAAAACCTCAAGCCGACTCATCGATCACCGAGCCACAACCAGTGaacttgtctgaaattttacCCTCAGTTTTCCACCATCACCAAATTGAAGAGCCCATTCGTCCATCATCTGAAATAACTGATGTCGTAACGGCCTTTTTAACTTCAGGTTGCACCAAATCTAAAGCGACATCGCCAGTCACCGTACCACAGCAGGCACATCGGCCTCTCACCACGGACGTATTGAAAACTACTAAGCAACCGTCGGCTGTACTACCTGAATTTTACATTAAATCAACcgtagaaaaagaagttgacgTCGATCAAATCGTCGTGTTTGGGATATCGAAAAGTGATTGCGGGAAAGTTATTGGACGAAATGGTTGCAATGCCGAAAGGATAGAAGAAGAGTATGGGGTGGGGCTAAGTTTTGTCAATGGCGAACTTTTTATCACCGGAGGAGATGCTGAACGTCGACTGGCCGCTTGCTCCGACGTCTGCGAAAAATTGACAGTGACATTGGAGTGTCCGTACTTGAACTTGAGAAATAACAAGTATTccaacaaatatttgttgaGAAAATTGTCCTCCGACTACTATGTATGCATCAATCCCCCCTCGCTAGAAAACAGATACGTCACCATCTGGGGTACGCTAGCCAATTGCCGTAAAGTTTTCGAAATACTCAAGTCCGGTTCTCGctag
- the LOC124342769 gene encoding uncharacterized protein LOC124342769 produces the protein MNYSQEMSNEILKIVEEASQKILDSHKTTDGDDSMSRTAQQFMELFSKNLTTAIEIAFEGDDEAAAGTEMNLKEDEKEYNEAIFDVIYKRSQGTKMCKDVLEKKLAIEKKAAMALEVNPGVVNVQEFERQPVPYKKEELKVSTKKTLSNIKSSAFKVVDLNHRVEELVEAANIISKEVDAVEF, from the exons atgaattattcACAAGAAATGTCGAATGAGATATTAAAAATTGTAGAAGAAGCTTCTCAGAAAATTTTGGATTCTCATAAAACCACAGATGGGGATGATTCCATGtcgagaacagctcagcagttTATGGAA CTGTTTTCAAAGAACTTGACAACAGCCATTGAAATTGCTTTCGAAGGAGATGatgaagcagcagcaggcaCAGAGATGAATCTAAAAGAAG ATGAAAAGGAATACAATGAAGCTATTTTTGATGTCATCTATAAACGATCACAAGGAACCAAGATGTGCAAAGACGTCCTAGAGAAGAAACTGGCCATTGAAAAGAAGGCAGCG ATGGCTTTGGAGGTCAACCCAGGAGTAGTCAATGTGCAAGAGTTTGAGAGACAGCCAGTACCATACAAAAAAGAGGAACTCAAAGTTTCAACCAAGAAAACTTTGAGCAACATAAAGTCCTCTGCATTTAAAGTGGTTGATTTAAACCACCGGGTGGAAGAACTCGTAGAAGCCGCCAACATTATCTCAAAAGAAGTTGATGCTGTTGAATTTTGA
- the LOC124342777 gene encoding lysozyme RrrD-like, protein MKIAVCCLIVLAALTAPALAARTVSQAGYDLIKGFEGLSLVAYQDIGGVWTIGYGNTLYQDGSPVRQGDTITQQGADDLFQYWVDESFAPEVDRLVGTGVVLRQQQFDALVSLTYNIGTGAFSTSTLLKKVRVWPDDPTIRDEFMRWVYVNGEVSQGLVNRREKEADFYFS, encoded by the exons atgaagattgCTGTTTGTTGCTTGATTGTGTTGGCGGCCTTGACCGCTCCAGCGTTGGCTGCAAGGACAGTCTCGCAAGCTGGCTACGACCTCATCAAGGGATTCGAAGGCCTCAGCCTAGTCGCCTACCA agATATTGGCGGAGTCTGGACGATCGGTTACGGCAACACCCTCTATCAGGATGGAAGCCCTGTTAGGCAAGGAGACACCATTACTCAGCAAGGAGCCGATGACCTTTTCCAATATTGGGTGGATGAATCA TTTGCTCCAGAGGTTGACCGACTAGTTGGAACCGGAGTTGTTCTGAGACAACAACAGTTTGATGCCCTCGTTTCTCTCACCTACAACATCGGAACTGGAGCTTTCTCGACTTCAACTCTTTTGAAAAAGGTGCGTGTCTGGCCCGATGACCCAACCATTCGTGATGAATTCATGCGATGGGTCTATGTCAACGGAGAAGTTTCCCAGGGACTCGTCAACCGTCGTGAAAAGGAAGctgatttctatttttcataa
- the LOC124320789 gene encoding 3-oxo-5-alpha-steroid 4-dehydrogenase 1-like produces the protein MAFSIFNGFMQGHYLLNYYLYDEQWLTSPQFIIGFTMFCVGMAINIHSDQQLIHLRKPGETGYKMPVGGLFEYVTAPNFFAEIIEWIGFAIASCSPPAAVFAFFSTVFLCYRAWHHHHFYLKKFDNYPRSRKIIIPFVF, from the exons ATggcattttccattttcaatggaTTCATGCAGGGACATTACCTATTAAACTATTATCTGTATGATGAACAATGGCTAACTTCTCCTCAGTTCATCATAG GATTCACCATGTTTTGTGTTGGAATGGCCATCAACATTcattcag ACCAGCAACTGATTCACTTGCGCAAACCGGGAGAAACTGGATACAAAATGCCTGTCGGCGGATTGTTCGAGTACGTCACTGCACCCAATTTCTTTGCTGAAATCATCGAGTGGATCGGTTTTGCCATTGCTTCCTGCAGTCCTCCAGCAGCCGTTTTCGCTTTCTTCTCCACAGTCTTCCTTTGCTACAGAGCATGGCACCATCAccatttctatttaaaaaaatttgacaactATCCACGATCCAGAAAAATCATCATTCCATTcgtattttaa
- the LOC124342739 gene encoding protein phosphatase 1 regulatory subunit 37-like yields MILATHSKMAEEIEEWSSRLRFTGACQTENETPNELDLSHNLDESSDLPFEGIKQKRRMLEKRVSFPSDETQLVQNLEPTVPDVPECILTEEESDINIVAAYTSSCKKNEAEPVEHIIEQLKTLDLSRPRSASLTLRGRNLNSHDCESLEDVLKNVPLKLLDIGDAHSSDDGLIALFDMIEFYEAATHVSIASNKNMTSRGWQACCRMIKRTECLEWLDAAQVGLSEHSSTLLARALRSNSRLRVLYLNDCGLTGRSLAIIASSLKMNRNLRELHLAENKLTPFDALQLGILLTGNSSLQHVDLRNNEILDKGMGYICDALLDNVGLISLVVWNNGITHESSPALAKVLATNQTLQTLNLGHNKLGDEGIIGLIPSGLERNRWLLHLGLQENGLTCPGIISLSESLATGTQLKRVDLRKNQIALAGLMALAAALKHCPTITQLDLDPIDPPPSTTSGHHQNAAEYQRLIEEIATCCTSHETEANDSDTLSSLPSDLNKRSSNNKEANADEVMSRKISLTCLVPPSDKQLLLPLNNKEDDQQPRRKLRSPLPSPSPSPSPSPLPSPSGGRFKVTRVDAPSQSPLPSPRSRFTVTPVAVTTPEIELPDTGDSAPAPGGVHSSNNNADSTKEDASTADYTSLIRSSPSKVIVGFDVLTT; encoded by the exons ATGATTCTCGCTACTCATTCTAAGATGGCTGAAGAAATTGAAGAGTGGAGCAGCAGGTTACGTTTCACAGGTGCATGTCAGACGGAAAATGAAACCCCAAATGAACTTGATCTTTCTCACAATCTGGACGAGTCTTCTGACCTGCCCTTCGAAGGCATCAAGCAGAAACGCAGGATGTTGGAGAAGAGAGTTTCTTTCCCTTCTGACGAGACCCAGTTGGTCCAGAACCTAGAGCCCACAGTTCCTGACGTTCCAG aatGTATCCTTACCGAAGAAGAAAGTGATATCAACATTGTTGCTGCGTACACCTCTTCGTGCAAGAAGAACGAGGCTGAACCTGTTGAGCACATTATTGAGCAGTTAAAG ACTTTGGACTTGAGCCGTCCACGCTCGGCCAGCCTCACGTTGCGAGGACGCAACTTGAATTCCCATGACTGTGAATCGTTGGAGgatgttttgaaaaatgttcctCTGAAACTTTTAGATATTGGAGATGCCCACTCCAGTGATGAT GGTCTGATTGCATTGTTCGACATGATCGAATTTTACGAAGCAGCCACCCATGTGAGCATCGCCTCCAACAAGAACATGACCAGCAGGGGCTGGCAAGCGTGCTGTCGCATGATCAAAAGG ACCGAGTGTTTGGAATGGCTGGACGCAGCTCAAGTTGGGCTATCGGAACACAGCTCAACTTTACTGGCCAGGGCACTGAGATCCAACTCTCGCCTAAGGGTTTTGTACTTGAACGATTGTGGTCTCACCGGAAGGTCGCTTGCCATCATCG CAAGTTCATTGAAAATGAACCGGAATCTTCGTGAGCTGCACCTGGCCGAAAACAAATTAACGCCTTTCGACGCCTTACAGCTTGGTATTTTGTTGACTGGAAATTCGTCGCTTCAGCACGTAGACTTGAG GAACAACGAAATTTTAGATAAAGGAATGGGTTACATTTGCGATGCTCTGTTGGATAATGTTGGACTGATCTCGCTTGTCGTCTGGAACAACGGTATCACTCACGAATCGTCTCCCGCTCTCGCCAAAGTTTTG gcAACTAACCAGACTCTGCAAACACTTAATTTGGGTCATAATAAATTAGGCGATGAAGGAATTATTGGACTCATTCCATCTGGACTGGAGCGCAACCGTTGGCTTTTGCATTTGGGACTCCAGGAGAACGGACTGACGTGCCCAGGGATCATTTCGCTGTCCGAGTCGTTGGCTACTGGAACGCAATTGAAACGGGTTGATTTGCGTAAAAACCAGATCGCACTGGCAGGATTGATGGCCCTGGCTGCTGCTCTCAAACATTGTCCGACCATCACCCAACTGGACTTGGATCCCATCGATCCTCCTCCTTCTACTACCTCCGGCCACCATCAAAATGCTGCCGAGTATCAGCGTCTGATTGAAGAGATCGCCACTTGCTGCACGTCTCACGAGACTGAAGCCAACGACAGTGACACTCTGTCCAGCCTGCCCAGTGATCTCAACAAGCGGTCCAGTAACAATAAAGAAGCCAATGCTGATGAGGTCATGTCTCGTAAAATCTCGCTCACTTGTCTGGTCCCGCCGAGCGATAAGCAGCTGCTCCTCCCATTGAATAACAAAGAAGATGATCAACAGCCCAGGCGGAAACTTCGCAGTCCATTGCCCAGCCCTTCGCCCAGTCCGTCACCCAGTCCACTGCCTTCACCCAGCGGAGGAAGATTTAAG GTAACTCGAGTGGATGCACCGAGTCAATCGCCTTTACCTTCCCCTCGCTCCCGTTTCACCGTCACTCCGGTGGCTGTGACTACTCCCGAAATTGAACTGCCAGACACGGGTGActctgctcctgctcctggtGGAGTGCACTCATCCAATAACAATGCCGATAGCACCAAGGAAGATGCTTCAACTGCCGATTACACCAGTCTCATTCGTAGTTCTCCCAGCAAAGTTATCGTCGGTTTTGACGTTTTAACCACCTGA